A window from Nocardioides mesophilus encodes these proteins:
- the acsA gene encoding acetate--CoA ligase, translated as MSAGHPDRSQAWALARAALDGLPGGGLNIAYEAVDRHVVHGDGDVVALRCLAADGAVQEHTYRDLREHTNRFAAVLDGLGVKPGGAVFTLLGRGWETHVSALGTLKHASVFCPLFAAFGPEPVRQRMLMGRARVLVTTRELYRRRIAGLRDQLPELAEVLLVDADPTTVEPGTRSWHDLMATADADYTIPWTDPESVALLHFTSGTTGRPKGALHVHDAVVAHHATAGHALGLRRGDVFWCTADPGWVTGTSYGIIAPLTHGATVVVDAGDFDARRWYGVLADQRVSVWYTAPTALRMLMRSGAELAGRYDLSALRHVASVGEPLNAEAVLWAQETFRRPVLDNWWQTETGAIMVSNAPGDEVRPGSMGRPEPGVEVALLERGTDGRPVLSDGQVVEVSDPRQVGELALRPGWPSMFRGYLDDEERYRRCFIGGWYCSGDLARRDVDGYYWFVGRGDDVIKSAGHLIGPFEVESALMEHPAVVEAGVIGKPDPVAGELVKAFVTLRPGFDADEQLRRELVAFGRRRLGSVAPREIVFDQHLPHTRSGKVMRRLLKARELGLPEGDVSTLERQ; from the coding sequence GTGAGCGCCGGCCACCCGGACCGGTCGCAGGCCTGGGCGCTCGCCCGCGCCGCGCTCGACGGGCTTCCGGGCGGTGGGCTCAACATCGCCTACGAGGCGGTCGACCGGCACGTGGTGCACGGGGACGGGGACGTCGTCGCGCTGCGCTGCCTCGCCGCCGACGGCGCCGTGCAGGAGCACACCTACCGGGACCTCCGCGAGCACACCAACCGGTTCGCCGCCGTCCTCGACGGCCTGGGGGTGAAACCGGGCGGCGCGGTGTTCACGTTGCTCGGCCGCGGCTGGGAGACCCACGTCAGCGCGCTCGGCACCCTCAAGCACGCCAGCGTGTTCTGCCCGCTGTTCGCCGCGTTCGGACCCGAGCCGGTGCGGCAGCGGATGCTGATGGGCCGCGCCCGCGTCCTGGTCACCACCCGTGAGCTCTACCGCCGGCGGATCGCGGGGCTCCGCGACCAGCTGCCCGAGCTCGCCGAGGTGCTGCTCGTGGACGCCGACCCGACGACCGTCGAGCCGGGCACCAGGTCCTGGCACGACCTGATGGCCACGGCCGACGCCGACTACACGATCCCCTGGACCGACCCGGAGTCGGTGGCCCTGCTGCACTTCACCAGTGGCACCACCGGCCGGCCCAAGGGGGCGCTGCACGTGCACGACGCGGTGGTCGCGCACCACGCGACCGCCGGCCACGCCCTCGGGCTGCGCCGCGGCGACGTCTTCTGGTGCACGGCCGATCCGGGCTGGGTGACCGGCACGTCGTACGGCATCATCGCCCCGCTCACCCACGGCGCCACCGTCGTCGTCGACGCCGGCGACTTCGACGCCCGACGCTGGTACGGCGTCCTGGCCGACCAGCGGGTCAGCGTCTGGTACACCGCCCCCACGGCGCTGCGGATGCTGATGCGCTCGGGCGCCGAGCTCGCCGGGCGCTACGACCTGTCCGCGCTGCGGCACGTCGCCAGCGTGGGGGAGCCGCTCAACGCGGAGGCGGTGCTTTGGGCGCAGGAGACGTTCCGCCGCCCGGTGCTCGACAACTGGTGGCAGACCGAGACCGGCGCGATCATGGTCAGCAACGCGCCGGGCGACGAGGTGCGTCCCGGTTCGATGGGCCGCCCCGAGCCGGGCGTGGAGGTCGCCCTGCTCGAGCGCGGCACCGACGGCCGGCCGGTGCTGAGCGACGGGCAGGTGGTGGAGGTCTCCGACCCGCGGCAGGTCGGCGAGCTCGCGCTGCGTCCGGGGTGGCCCTCGATGTTCCGCGGCTACCTCGACGACGAGGAGCGCTACCGCCGCTGCTTCATCGGCGGGTGGTACTGCAGCGGCGACCTCGCCCGGCGCGACGTCGACGGCTACTACTGGTTCGTCGGGCGCGGCGACGACGTCATCAAGTCGGCCGGGCACCTGATCGGCCCGTTCGAGGTGGAGAGCGCACTGATGGAGCACCCGGCGGTCGTGGAGGCGGGGGTGATCGGCAAGCCCGACCCGGTCGCCGGCGAGCTGGTCAAGGCGTTCGTGACGCTGCGCCCCGGCTTCGACGCCGACGAGCAGCTGCGGCGGGAGCTGGTCGCGTTCGGCCGTCGCCGGCTGGGGTCGGTGGCGCCGCGGGAG
- a CDS encoding PEP/pyruvate-binding domain-containing protein, with the protein MTDLVHRPTDDLVHGLEDAPAREPSVVGAKAAALARSRQARLPIVPGFALTTEVHRRFLAAGRTLPPEVAAGALDAWSRLTGGGSRRVIVRSSSTVEDVGASSMAGRFRSVLDVDGPDAFLSAVVDVLRSGDAVGTPGAPSPMGVLVQRHLRPAKAGVMFGVDPVTGDARRLVVEAVTGGPDKLVSGKVTAQHYVMTRHGRLLAIDHTPVHALRPVTHHQRLLGTTELVALARLAARTRSVFGSPQDVEWALEEDGRLVLLQSRPVTAVAPTATHGPVLGPGPLAETFPDPLSPLEADLWVQPLREGVCRALAETGAVAARRLRESPVVTTVGGRIAADLELFGYVHHRTAWTVIDPRPAFRSLGAAWRTGVLRAELPQRAAALTAETDAALSSVDLAGEDRALLAVADQGVELLARLHHDEVLTGTLLPPATSTAAALALHVYHDLATRPGPERTDLSALPTVGPGGPGGPGGPGGPGGLDGSADAVRRHPVLLCLVPPAVFAEQALPPPPATPPRGALEPLVPREALRLRIRWVQELTGRVCRELDRRLVERDVTPYAGAVSLLTLQELRTLVTTGAVPSGLHDRRAQELADALSPPLPAEFRLGAEGVVVPLARTGSRPGSGVAAGGGRGTGTVSHGSARRPPSPGDVLVVRDLEPGLAPYLPGLGGLVAETGSTLSHLAILAREYGVPTVVAVHDALRRFPEGTRLLVDGATGETRRLDASEDEDQEEES; encoded by the coding sequence ATGACCGACCTGGTGCACCGCCCCACGGACGACCTGGTCCATGGGCTGGAGGACGCCCCGGCGCGTGAGCCCAGCGTGGTCGGCGCCAAGGCGGCCGCGCTCGCCCGGTCCCGGCAGGCCAGGCTGCCGATCGTGCCCGGGTTCGCGCTCACCACCGAGGTGCACCGCCGGTTCCTCGCGGCCGGGCGCACGCTGCCGCCCGAGGTCGCCGCCGGTGCGCTGGACGCCTGGTCCCGGCTCACCGGGGGCGGCTCCCGTCGCGTCATCGTGCGCTCCTCCTCGACCGTCGAGGACGTCGGCGCCTCGTCGATGGCCGGACGCTTCCGCTCGGTGCTCGACGTGGACGGACCGGACGCGTTCCTCTCCGCCGTGGTGGACGTGCTGCGTTCCGGGGACGCGGTCGGCACCCCCGGAGCGCCGAGCCCGATGGGGGTGCTGGTGCAGCGGCACCTGCGTCCGGCGAAGGCCGGCGTGATGTTCGGTGTCGACCCGGTCACCGGCGACGCGCGCCGGCTGGTCGTCGAGGCCGTCACCGGCGGCCCGGACAAGCTGGTCAGCGGCAAGGTGACCGCCCAGCACTACGTGATGACCCGGCACGGACGGCTGCTCGCCATCGACCACACCCCGGTGCACGCGCTGCGACCCGTCACCCACCACCAGCGACTGCTCGGCACCACCGAGCTGGTCGCGCTGGCGCGGCTGGCCGCACGCACCCGTTCGGTGTTCGGCTCGCCGCAGGACGTCGAGTGGGCGCTGGAGGAGGACGGCCGGCTGGTGCTGCTGCAGAGCCGCCCGGTCACCGCGGTCGCCCCGACCGCCACCCACGGCCCCGTGCTCGGACCCGGGCCGCTGGCGGAGACCTTCCCCGACCCGTTGAGCCCGCTCGAGGCGGACCTGTGGGTGCAGCCGCTGCGCGAGGGCGTCTGCCGCGCCCTGGCCGAGACCGGGGCGGTCGCGGCCCGACGGCTGCGCGAGTCCCCGGTGGTCACCACCGTCGGCGGCCGGATCGCCGCGGACCTGGAGCTGTTCGGCTACGTCCACCACCGCACCGCGTGGACGGTCATCGACCCGCGCCCGGCCTTCCGCTCCCTGGGGGCGGCCTGGCGCACCGGCGTCCTGCGCGCCGAGCTGCCGCAGCGCGCGGCGGCGCTCACCGCGGAGACCGACGCGGCGCTCTCCTCCGTCGACCTCGCCGGCGAGGACCGCGCGCTGCTGGCGGTGGCCGACCAGGGGGTGGAGCTGCTGGCGCGGCTGCACCACGACGAGGTGCTGACCGGCACCCTGCTGCCGCCGGCGACCAGCACCGCGGCCGCGCTCGCGCTGCACGTCTACCACGACCTCGCGACCCGGCCGGGTCCGGAGCGCACGGACCTGTCAGCGCTGCCGACGGTGGGTCCCGGCGGCCCCGGCGGCCCCGGCGGCCCCGGCGGCCCGGGCGGCCTGGACGGCTCCGCGGACGCCGTACGCCGGCATCCGGTGCTGCTCTGCCTGGTGCCTCCGGCGGTCTTCGCCGAGCAGGCGCTGCCCCCGCCACCGGCGACCCCGCCGCGCGGGGCGCTCGAGCCGCTCGTGCCTCGGGAGGCCCTGCGGCTGCGGATCCGGTGGGTGCAGGAGCTGACCGGGCGGGTCTGTCGCGAGCTGGACCGCCGGCTCGTGGAGCGCGACGTCACGCCGTATGCCGGGGCCGTGTCGCTGCTGACCCTGCAGGAGCTGCGCACGCTCGTGACCACCGGCGCGGTGCCCTCCGGGCTGCACGACCGGCGTGCCCAGGAGCTCGCGGACGCGCTGTCTCCGCCGCTGCCCGCGGAGTTCCGCCTCGGTGCGGAAGGCGTGGTGGTGCCGCTGGCGCGGACCGGTTCGCGACCCGGGTCCGGGGTGGCGGCCGGTGGCGGCCGCGGCACCGGCACGGTCAGCCATGGCTCGGCCCGCCGGCCCCCCTCCCCCGGCGACGTCCTGGTGGTGCGCGACCTCGAGCCCGGGCTGGCGCCGTACCTGCCCGGCCTGGGAGGCCTGGTCGCGGAGACCGGCAGCACCCTGTCGCACCTGGCGATCCTGGCTCGCGAGTACGGCGTGCCGACGGTGGTCGCGGTGCACGACGCGCTGCGCCGGTTCCCCGAAGGCACCCGGCTGCTGGTCGACGGGGCGACCGGCGAGACCCGCCGCCTCGACGCGTCCGAGGACGAGGACCAGGAGGAGGAGTCGTGA